Proteins encoded within one genomic window of Vanrija pseudolonga chromosome 3, complete sequence:
- the ies6 gene encoding Chromatin-remodeling complex subunit ies6: protein MPPRRPPKPPPRNAPRKSNASTPAPAADEGPTLLDQLNYADAPRPFKNANFVSKMPARTASGASAAGFKKNVKQILTLERERVSGGDGFLSAAQTAAKARGEPIEPQKKKKKENPVGRTKVLSGAAAQRARANANRSGFNTPLTIDDESVMSGTVTPAEDEDDKMEIDGLGDEVIHREIITYHTPTAPPSLLPAKKYCDITGLQAAYTDPRTKLRYKGIEVWNIVRNLGPGVDQSYLALRGAQTSLK from the exons ATGCCCCCGCGCAGGCCACCAAAACCGCCTCCACGAAACGCACCGCGCAAGTCGaacgcgagcacgccggcaccagcggcggATGAAGGCCCG ACGCTgctcgaccagctcaactacgccgacgcgccgcgcccgttCAAGAACGCAAACTTTGTGTCCAAGATGCCtgcgcgcacggcgtctggcgcctcggccgccggcTTCAAGAAGAATGTCAAGCAGATCCTgacgctcgagcgcgagcgcgtgtcGGGCGGCGATGGATTCTTGTCGGCTGCGCAGACagccgccaaggcgcgcggcgagccgaTCGAGCcgcagaagaagaagaagaaggagaacCCCGTCGGCAGGACAAAGGTGCTctccggcgcggcggcgcagcgcgcgcgcgccaacgccaaccgCTCTGGCTTCAACACGCCGCTCActatcgacgacgagagcgtcATGAGCGGCACGGTGACGCCtgcagaggacgaggacgacaagatGGAGAttgacgggctcggcgacgaggtcatccACCGCGAGATCATTACCT acCACACGCCCACCGCTCCACCATCCCTCCTCCCAGCGAAGAAGTACTGCGACATCACCGGCCTGCAGGCGGCATACACCGACCCGCGCACCAAGCTGCGGTACAAGGGCATCGAGGTGTGGAACATTGTTCGCAACCTC GGCCCTGGTGTTGATCAGTCCtacctcgcgctgcgcggagCACAGACGTCGCTGAAGTAG
- the Mpc1 gene encoding Mitochondrial pyruvate carrier 1 — protein MARFVNWLKSPEGRNYFFKPPAPHTTHDGTNHHSQVANWGLPLAAIADVVGKDEEYISGVMSPTLAVYSMIFMRFAWRVQPRNYLLFACHATNAAAQSVQEGRFLNYWYLGGRQKKHPELYNADGTPKPEEELKLAAAEAGEPNVESKVLAAVEEAKIASKSA, from the exons atggc CCGCTTCGTCAACTGGCTCAAGTCGCCCGAGGGCCGCAACTACTTCTTCA AACCGCCGGCACCGCACACGACCCACGACGGTACTAACCACCACTCTCAGGTCGCCAACTGGGGTCTGCCGCTCGCTGCTATTGCCGATgtcgtcggcaaggacgaggagtaCATCTCTGGCGTCATGTCGCCCACCCTGGCCGTGTACTC CATGATCTTCATGCGCTTCGCATGGCGCGTCCAGCCGCGCAACTACCTCCTCTTCGCGTGTCACGccaccaacgccgccgcccagtcggTGCAGGAGGGCCGCTTCCTCAACTACTGGTaccttggcggccgccaGAAGAAGCACCCCGAGCTGTACAACGCCGACGGAACAcccaagcccgaggaggagctcaagctcgccgccgccgaggcgggcgagccCAACGTCGAGTCCAAggtgctcgcggccgtcgaggaggccaagatcGCCTCAAAGAGCGCCTAg
- the YER010C gene encoding 4-hydroxy-4-methyl-2-oxoglutarate aldolase has protein sequence MSETPHNDNKYNMAARALASKLREISTCDIGDTLVKLGVPSGGLVPDLKMYSPLLEAGDTRIAGPAFTVEIVPVSHPDKSKPAEHFVDAAPPGSVIFISTPQGTRSACWGGLMSAGAQTKGVVGAVVDGGIRDLSEQRALGFPVFGRHHSILGPSTFTRVRALQATLTIDTYPPHAEPRFPSTTVRPGDIVVADLDGVVVVPVELAEEVIAKVGPAAAADEKVRADLLAGKGVAESMLKWRGKVP, from the exons ATGTCAGAAACACCCCACAACGATAACAAGTACAACATGGCTGCCCGCGCCCTCGCAAgcaagctgcgcgagatCTCCACCTGCGAT ATCGGAGACAccctcgtcaagctcggcgtgcccTCCGGCGGCCTGGTCCCCGACCTCAAGATGTACTCGcccctcctcgaggcgggcgacaCGCGCATCGCCGGCCCGGCGTTCActgtcgag ATCGTGCCCGTCTCTCACCCGGACAAGAGCAAGCCCGCGGAGCactttgtcgacgccgcgcctcCCGGATCCGTCATCTTCATCTCCACGCCGCAGG gcacgcgctcggcctgctggggCGGCCTGATGTCAGCCGGCGCGCAGACCAagggcgtcgtcggcgccgtggtcgacggcggcatcCGCGACCTCtccgagcagcgcgcgctcggcttccCCGTGTTCGGGCGGCACCACAGCATTCTCGGCCCGTCGACGTTtacgcgcgtgcgcgccctGCAGGCGACGCTCACGATCGACACGTACCCGCCCCACGCGGAGCCGCGGTTCCCCAGCACGACGGTGCGCCCgggcgacattgtcgtcgccgacctcgacggcgtggtcgtcgtccccgtcgagctggccgaggaggtcatCGCCAAGGTCGgccccgcggccgcggcggacgaAAAGGTCCGCGCCGATCTCCTTGCTGGCAAGGGCGTCGCTGAGAGCATGCTCAAGTGGCGCGGCAAGGTGCCGTGA
- the Eloc gene encoding Elongin-C, which translates to MPADDFVILESDDGYSFVVPRNIAIASGTLKAMLDEDAAFQEAENKTCRLHYRGIIVQKVIEYLAFKVQYADFSSSDIREDFADRIDPYIALELLTAADYLDT; encoded by the exons ATGCCCGCAGACGACTTTGTCATCctcgagtcggacgacggcTACTCGTTCGTCGTGCCGCGCAACATTGCCATCGCAAGCGGCACGCTGAAAGCAAtgctggacgaggacgccgcgtTCCAGGAGGCCGAGAACAAGACGTGCCGGCTGCACTACCG CGGCATCATCGTGCAAAAGGTCATCGAGTACCTCGCGTTCAAGGTCCAGTATGCCGACTTTTCGTCGTCCGACATCCGCGAGGACTTTGCGGATCGGATCGATCCCTACATTGCGCTTGAGCT tctcaccgccgccgatTACCTCGACACATga
- the srp72 gene encoding Signal recognition particle subunit SRP72 has translation MPAPKTKAPAAPAAAAGKRSKVFTPRPPLSAAERLPKLYRALTDQVNDGYFDNAKQTCKKILTLDPSSASAFQTLLFLHLHTDDYAAALELVTKPPSPSPPPLEFERAYCLYRLNREREALDALVAIPNHSRRENHLEAQVRYRLGEFEAAQKIYNDLLTGLSTSSTEYEDIRTNQAAAATQLDFVTREYHAQLSAPAIESPASGIKAYTPTAADLESHVPTVPAGWSRGGVKPGDKPPAPTPAPVASSSAAPKQRTNPRHKLPKGAVAGKAFTQDPDRWLPLRQRASYAAPVVKKKGGKEQTGLGTQGSSAPAADNHHGGGGKGGGGGGNKKKGKKK, from the exons ATGCCCGCACCCAAGACCAAggcacccgccgcccccgcagcTGCAGCGGGCAAGCGTAGCAAGGTGTtcacgccccgcccgccgctgtctgccgccgagcgcctccCCAAGCTCTACCGCGCGCTCACGGACCAAGTCAACGACGGGTATTTTGACAACGCCAAGCAGACGTGCAAgaaga tcctcaccctcgacccgtcgtccgcgtcggcgttccAGACCCTTCtcttcctccacctccacacGGACGACTatgccgctgccctcgagctggtcaccaagccgccgtcgccgtcgcccccaCCCCTCGAGTTTGAGCGCGCGTACTGCCTCTACCGTCTCAACCGCGAGCgtgaggcgctcgacgcgcttgTCGCCATCCCCAACCACAGTCGCAGGGAGAACCATCTCGAGGCGCAGGTC CGCTACCGTCTTGGCGAGTTTGAGGCCGCGCAGAAGATCTACAATGACCTCCTGACTGGTCTCTCTACC AGCTCGACCGAGTACGAGGACATCCGCACCAACCAGGCTGCGGCTGCTACCCAGCTCGACTTTGTCACGCGCGAGTACCATGCCCAGCTTTCAGCTCCCGCCATCGAGTCGCCCGCGTCGGGCATCAAGGCGTACACGCCTACGGCtgccgacctcgagagcCACGTCCCGACCGTGCCGGCTGGCTGGTCGCGTGGCGGCGTCAAGCCGGGCGACAagccccccgcgccgaccccggCACCGGTTgcgtcgtcatcggcggcaCCCAAGCAGCGCACCAATCCCCGCCACAAGCTGCCCAAGGGCGCCGTGGCGGGCAAGGCATTCACGCAGGAC CCCGACCGCTGGCTCCCgctccgccagcgcgcgtcatacgccgcgcccgtcgtcaaGAAGAAGGGAGGAAAGGAGCAGACTGGTCTTGGGACGCagggcagctcggcgcctgCCGCCGACAACCACcatggtggcggcggcaagggcggtggcggcggcggcaacaagaagaaggggAAGAAGAAGTAG
- the terG_0 gene encoding Efflux pump terG: MTAPPPAPLGDTARDEPSSFGGPTVPPTPATPTVVGSDDEADRLEDAKKEKTSSSRRSSDAGGPSTPAVPATTGRAPSVAATDDKDDGEVVEAAPEPAAPAPPELSRAQRIGLVSLGTAVMCMSAGGQQGLNIALPIIQTELGIKEADLQWVASAYSLTSGCFLLLSGRLADVFGRKRCFVIGMLWYALWCLVGAFLHSGPAFIVTRALAGAGASMGIPSAMGIIGANIHGKERATAFAMFAAGAPIGGGTGIILGGVLASYTDKTWRPVVWMFAGLAFLIAMLAMYFVPRDRHVEGHDRRVDWVGAFLITAGLVLLQFSVSDASSAPKGWRTPYIPTAFAISIILIAAFFFWEYHVIHRTSRPPLLRLALFTRARGRLAAMYLVGFTAWMGFVSTGYQATLYYQQVQMTGSIGAALRFLPCPIAGLTCVFIVSRLVHILPTVAIACIGLASTALSGIFLAVSSRNQLYWTFPFNAMYLWVVGADFILPTGSIFVSRMALPQEQSVGGALWQTILQLGGSFGLTFTSVAATSVRERWISRGLDHVDALHRGLQAAFWLSSALSLLALVIAASTLHGIGLVSQAGEKQVGDKPVKESRETGEAEKAEKA; this comes from the exons ATGACAGCGCCGCCCCCAGCCCCATTAGGGGACactgcgcgcgacgagcctTCAAGTTTCGGCGGCCCCACGGTGCCTCCGAccccagcgacgccgaccgtggtcggctcggacgacgaggcggacagGCTTGAGGACGCCAAGAAAGAAAagaccagcagcagcaggaggtcgagcgaCGCTGGTGGCCCGAGCACACCGGCTGTTCCGGCTACGACTGGGCGCGCTCCGAGCGTGGcggccaccgacgacaaggatgatggcgaggtcgtcgaggcggcacccgagccggccgcgccagcaccgcccgAGCTGTCCAGAGCCCAGCGCATCGGCCTCGTGTCCCTCGGCACGGCGGTCATGTGCATGAGCGCTGGCGGGCAGCAGGGCCTGAACATTGCGCTGCCGATTATCCAGACCGAGCTGGGCATCAAGGAGGCAGACCTGCAGTGGGTCGCGTCGGCGTACTCGCTCACGTCTGGCTGTTTCCTGCTGCTGTCCGGCCGCCTCGCAGACGTGTTTGGCCGCAAGCGGTGCTTCGTCATCGGCATGCTGTGGTATGCCTTGTGGTGCCTCGTTGGCGCCTTCTTGCATTCCGGCCCCGCGTTCATCGTCACGAGGGCTCTggcgggcgctggcgcctcCATGGG TATCCCCTCCGCGATGGGCATCATCGGCGCCAACATCCACGGCAAGGAACGCGCGACCGCCTTCGCAATGTTCGCTGCTGGTGCCcccatcggcggcggcacaggTATCATCCTCGGTGGCGTGCTCGCGTCCTACACGGACAAGACGTGGCGGCCCGTCGTGTGGATGTTTGCCGGGCTCGCCTTCCTCATCGCAATGCTCGCAATGTATTTCGTGCCCCGCGACCGCCATGTCGAGGGGCACGACCGGCGCGTGGACTGGGTTGGCGCGTTCCTCATCACGGCCGGGCTTGTGCTGCTCCAGTTTTCTGtcagcgacgcgtcgagcgcgccgaagGGGTGGCGCACGCCTT ACATCCCTACGGCCTTCGCCATCTCCATCATCCTCATCgcagccttcttcttctgggAGTACCACGTCATCCACCgcacgtcgcgcccgccTCTCCTCCGCCTGGCGCTCTTCACGCGTGCACgtggccgcctcgcggcgATGTACCTCGTCGGGTTCACCGCTTGGATGGGCTTCGTGTCCACCGGGTACCAGGCGACGCTGTACTACCAGCAGGTGCAGATGACGGGGTCGAttggcgccgcgctccgcttCCTCCCGTGCCCTATTGCCGGCTTGACATGCGTTTTTATTGTCAGCAGGCTCGTGCACATCCTCCCGACAGTCGCGATCGCGTGTATCGGCTTGGCCTCCACAGC CCTGTCGGgcatcttcctcgccgtctcgTCCCGAAACCAGCTGTACTGGACCTTCCCCTTCAACGCCATGTACCTCTGGGTCGTGGGCGCCGACTTTATTCTGCCCACGGGGTCGATTTTTGTGTCCCGCATGGCGCTCCCGCAGGAGCagagcgtcggcggcgcactGTGGCAGACTAttctgcagctcggcgggtcCTTCGGGCTGACGTTCACCTCTGTCGCCGCGACGTCCGTGCGCGAGAGGTGGATCTCCCGCGGCCTGGaccacgtcgacgcgctccaccGCGGCTTGCAGGCCGCGTTCTGgctcagctcggcgctctcgctgctcgccctcgtgatcgccgcgtcgacgtTGCATGGTATCGGGCTGGTCTCGCAGGCGGGCGAGAAGCAGGTAGGAGATAAGCCGGTAAAGGAGAGCAGGGAGACTggggaggccgagaaggcggAGAAGGCGTAA
- the PHO84 gene encoding Inorganic phosphate transporter PHO84 yields the protein MSDIDTPGIAEKSTVPHPYAGGNAAANATERRKAALAEIDEAKFSWFHAKACIVAGVGFFTDAYDIFSIGIAATMIGYVYGHGGKNSSNQDLGIKVSHSVGTFCGQLLFGWLADHVGRKRMYGIELMIIIVGTLGQVVSGHAPGANIYGVLIMWRFIMGLGIGGDYPLSSVITSEFAARRIRGRMMTAVFSAQGWGNFASGIVAIITISAFKNQIINESQSNLVAIDKCWRTVIGIGCVPAAAALYFRLTIPETPRYTMDIERNIKQASQDVDTYLTTGTYVVDPIRNHERAELPKATWKDFWRHFGQFKNGKVLFGTAYTWFALDIAFYGLGLNSPIVLSAIGFGGATTGTAGFKQYKSLYNTAVGNLILAVGGLIPGYYFTFALIDHWGRRPIQIMGFGVLTCIFVCMGFAYNKMMESDGGKKALVFLYCMANFFQNFGPNTTTFVIPGETFPTRYRSTAHGISAASGKLGAIVAQVGFAKMINIGGPSKFLPHIMEIFAFFMLTGFIVSILFTPETKGLTLEELSQEDQTHFVKDSNVGQDGTFKGSDASA from the exons ATGTCTGACATTGACACCCCCGGCATCGCCGAGAAGTCGACCGTGCCCCACCCGTACGCGGGCGGCAACGCCGCTGCCAACGCTACCGAGCGCCGCAAGGCTGCCCTGGCCGAGATTGACGAGGCAAAGTTCTCGTGGTTCCACGCCAAGGCCTGTATCGTTGCCG GTGTTGGTTTCTTCACCGATGC CTATGACATCTTCTCGATCGGCATTGCCGCCACCATGATCGGCTACGTTTACGGTCACGGTGGCAAGAACTCGTCCAACCAGGACCTCGGTATCAAGGTTTCCCACTCGGTCGGCACTTTCTGCGGTCAGCTCCTTTTCGGTTGG ctcgccgaccatgTCGGCCGTAAGCGCATGTACGGCATCGAGCTCATGATCATCATCGTCGGTACTCTTGGTCAGGTCGTCTCGGGCCACGCCCCCGGCGCCAACATCTACGGTGTCCTCATCATGTGGCGTTTCATCATGGGTCTCGGTATCGGTGGTGACTACCCCCTCTCGTCGGTCATCACCTCCGAGTTTGCTGCCCGCCGCATCCGTGGTCGTATGATGACTGCTGTCTTCTCGGCCCAGGGCTGGGGTAACTTTGCCTCGGGCATCGTTGCCATCATCACCATCTCGGCCTTCAAGAACCAGATCATCAACGAGAGCCAGAGCAACCTTGTCGCCATCGACAAGTGCTGGCGTACCGTCATCGGTATCGGCTGTGttcccgccgctgccgccctctACTTCCGTCTCACCATCCCCGAGACCCCCCGTTACACCATGGACATTGAGCGCAACATCAAGCAGGCCTCGCAGGACGTCGACACCTACCTCACCACCGGCACCtacgtcgtcgaccccaTCCGCAACcacgagcgtgccgagctTCCCAAGGCTACCTGGAAGGACTTCTGGCGCCACTTCGGCCAGTTCAAGAACGGCAAGGTCCTCTTCGGTACTGCCTACACCTGGTTCGCCCTCGACATTGCCTTCTACGGTCTTGGTCTCAACTCGCCCATTGTCCTCAGCGCCATTGGCTTCGGTGGTGCCACCACCGGCACTGCTGGCTTCAAGCAGTACAAGTCGCTGTACAACACTGCCGTTGGTAACCTTATTCTCGCTGTCGGTGGTCTTATCCCCGGTTACTACTTCACCTTTGCCCTCATCGACCACTGGGGACGTCGCCCCATCCAGATCATGGGCTTCGGTGTCCTTACCTGCATCTTCGTCTGCATGGGCTTCGCCTACAACAAGATGATGGAGTCGgacggcggcaagaaggCTCTTGTGTTCCTCTACTGCATGG CAAATTTCTTCCAGAACTTCGG ccccaacaccaccaccttcgTCATCCCCGGCGAGACCTTCCCCACCCGTTACCGTTCGACCGCCCACGGTATCTCGGCCGCTTCGGGCAAGCTCGGTGCCATTGTGGCCCAGGTTGGCTTCGCCAAGATGATCAACATCGGCGGCCCCTCCAAGTTCCTGCCCCACATCATGGAGATCTTCGCCTTCTTCATGCTGACGGGCTTCATCGTCTCGATCCTCTTCACccccgagaccaagggcctcaccctcgaggagctctCGCAGGAGGACCAGACGCACTTCGTCAAGGACAGCAACGTTGGCCAGGACGGCACGTTCAAGGGCTCCGACGCCTCGGCCTAG
- the KGD1 gene encoding 2-oxoglutarate dehydrogenase, mitochondrial, with protein MLRSLNRNLPRAARLAHAAPRPAFKAQSLLARKYANVAPSPSDSFASGANQYYIEEMYKNWKNDPKSVHSSWQAYFAGLDKGLPSSQAFQPPPGVAASTVPEAMGGAPTLDVGSGGELTDYLKVQLLVRAYQVRGHHMAKLDPLGISNADLDSSTVPELTLEYYGFTKDDLNKEFKLGPGILPRFVGHVKDDKLTLGQLVDELKRMYCTNIGIQYIHISDRGQCDWIRERVEVPVQWNYSVEEKRMILDRTIWSELFEKFVASKYPNEKRFGLEGCESLIPGMKGLIDASVDAGVKSIVIGMPHRGRLNVLGNVIRKPIEAILNEFAGNMDGGDNGGGDVKYHLGANYIRPTPSGKKVALSLVANPSHLEAEDPVVLGKTRAIQHFEGDEGTCDAAMGVLLHGDAAFAGQGVVYETMGMHSLTSYGTGGTIHLIVNNQIGFTTDPRFSRSTPYPSDIAKSIDAPIFHVNGDNVEAVNFVCMLAAEWRATFKKDVVIDIVCYRRHGHNETDQPSFTQPKMYEAIKKQPTVLSVYSDRLIKEGTFTAKEIDEHRQWVWSTLEKAADDAKEYKPSQREWLSSSWDGFPSPKELAEKVLPQLPTGVAEPTLKQIGEVISSFPEGFTPHKNLARIIATRGKTIDEGKNIDWSTAEALAFGSLCLEGTHVRISGQDVERGTFSQRHAVVHDQVNEGTYIALKHLNKDQGSFTVTNSHLSEYGTLGFELGYSLVSPNSLTMWEAQFGDFANNAQCIIDQFIASGERKWLQRTGLVLSLPHGYDGQGPEHSSGRLERFLQLCDDDPRYYPSPEKLERQIQDCNMQVVYPTTPANYFHVLRRQQHREFRKPLIVFFSKNLLRHPLARSTLDELSGETIFQRYIPETQPEALVAPEKIRKHVLCSGQVYFQLLQEREKRGITDVAISRVEQVSPFPYELVTPHLDQYPNAEITWAQEEPYNNGSFSYVQPRIELAMNQTEHHKGKTISYAGRNPSSSVATGSKAAHKREVELINEMTFA; from the exons ATGCTCCGCTCATTAAATCGCAACCTCCCcagggcggcgcgcctcgcccatgCGGCCCCCCGCCCGGCCTTCAAGGCCCagtcgctcctcgcccgcaAGTACGCCAACGTGGCCCCCAGCCCGTCCGACAGCTTTGCCAGCGGCGCCAACCAGTACTACATTGAGGA GATGTACAAGAACTGGAAGAACGACCCCAAGTCGGTCCACTCGTCGTGGCAGGCGTACTttgccggcctcgacaagggcCTCCCCTCGTCGCAGGCGTTCCAGCCCCCtcccggcgtcgctgcctcGACCGTCCCCGAGGCTATGGGCGGTGCCCCcaccctcgacgtcggctcgggcggcgagctcaccGACTACCTCAAGgtccagctcctcgtccgtgCCTACCAGGTTCGCGGCCACCAcatggccaagctcgaccccCTCGGCATCTCcaacgccgacctcgactcgTCGACCGTCCCAGAACTCACCCTCGAGTACTACGGCTTCACCAAGGACGACCTGAACAAGGAGTTCAAGCTCGGCCCCGGCATTCTCCCCCGCTTCGTCGGCCACGTcaaggacgacaagctcacccttggccagctcgtcgacgagctcaagcgcaTGTACT GCACCAACATTGGTATCCAGTACATTCACATCTCGGACCGTGGCCAGTGCGACTGGATccgtgagcgcgtcgaggttcCCGTTCAGTGGAACTACTCGGTTGAGGAGAAGCGCATGATCCTCGACCGTACCATCTGGTCGGAGCTCTTCGAGAAGTTTGTCGCGTCAAAGTACCCCAACGAGAAGCGTTTCGGTCTCGAGGGCTGCGAGTCGCTCATCCCCGGTATGAAGGGTCTCATTGACGCTtcggtcgacgccggcgtcaagTCGATTGTCATTGGTATGCCCCACCGTGGTCGTCTCAACGTCCTCGGCAACGTTATCCGCAAGCCCATCGAGGCCATCCTCAACGAGTTTGCCGGCAACATGGACGGCGGTGAcaacggcggtggtgacgtCAAGTACCACCTTGGCGCCAACTACATCCGCCCTACTCCCTCGGGCAAGAAGGTTGCTCTCTCGCTCGTTGCCAACCCCTCGCATCTCGAGGCTGAGGACCCCGTTGTTCTCGGCAAGACCCGTGCCATCCAGCACTttgagggcgacgagggcactTGCGACGCCGCCATGGGTGTCCTCCTCCACGGTGACGCTGCCTTTGCTGGCCAGGGTGTCGTCTACGAGACCATGGGCATGCACTCGCTCACCTCGTACGGCACTGGCGGTACCATCCACCTGATTGTCAACAACCAGATTGGTTTCACCACCGACCCCCGCTTCTCGCGTTCGACTCCTTACCCCTCGGACATTGCCAAGTCGATCGACGCCCCCATCTTCCACGTCAACGGTGAcaacgtcgaggccgtcaacTTTGTCTGtatgctcgccgccgagtggCGCGCCACCTTCAAGAAGGACGTTGTCATTGACATTGTCTGCTACCGTCGCCACGGTCACAACGAGACCGACCAGCCCTCGTTCACCCAGCCCAAGATGTACGAGGCTATCAAGAAGCAGCCCACCGTCCTTTCCGTCTACTCGGACCGCCTCATCAAGGAGGGCACCTTCACCGCCAAGGAGATTGACGAGCACCGCCAGTGGGTCTGGTCGACCCTCGAGaaggctgccgacgacgccaaggagTACAAGCCTTCGCAGCGCGAGTGGCTCTCGTCTTCGTGGGACGGCTTCCCGTCGCCCAAGGAGCTTGCCGAGAAGGTCCTCCCCCAGCTCCCCACCGGTGTCGCCGAGCCTACCCTCAAGCAGATTGGCGAGGTCATCTCGTCGTTCCCCGAGGGCTTCACCCCCCACAAGAACCTTGCCCGTATCATTGCTACCCGCGGCAAGACCATTGACGAGGGCAAGAACATTGACTGGTCGACTGCCGAGGCTCTCGCCTTTGGCTCGCTCTGCCTCGAGGGCACTCACGTCCGTATCTCCGGTCAGGATGTCGAGCGTGGTACCTTCTCGCAGCGCCACGCCGTTGTCCACGACCAGGTCAACGAGGGCACCTACATTGCCCTCAAGCACCTCAACAAGGACCAGGGCTCGTTCACCGTCACCAACTCGCACCTTTCCGAGTACGGAACCCTCggcttcgagctcggctactcgctcgtctcgcccAACTCGCTGACCATGTGGGAGGCTCAGTTCGGTGACTTTGCCAACAACGCTCAGTGCATCATCGACCAGTTCATCGCCTCGGGTGAGCGGAAATGGCTCCAGCGCACTGGCTTGGTGCTCTCCCTCCCGCACGGTTACGACGGCCAGGGTCCCGAGCACTCGTCGGGCCGTCTTGAGCGTTTCCTCCAGCTCTGTGACGACGACCCGCGTTACTACCCCTCGCCTgagaagctcgagcgccagaTCCAGGACTGCAACATGCAGGTCGTCTACCCCACTACCCCTGCCAACTACTTCCACGTCCTCcgtcgccagcagcaccgcgaGTTCCGCAAGCCG CTCATTGTCTTCTTCTCCAAGAACCTCCTCCGTCACCCCCTTGCCCGCTccaccctcgacgagctgagcGGTGAGACCATCTTCCAGCGCTACATCCCCGAGACTCAGCCCGAGGCCCTTGTCGCGCCCGAGAAGATCCGCAAGCACGTTCTCTGCTCTGGCCAGGTCTACTTCCAGCTCCTCCAGGAGCGTGAGAAGCGCGGCATCACCGACGTTGCTATCTCGCGTGTGGAGCAGGTCTCGCCCTTCCCCTACGAGCTCGTCACCCCCCACCTCGACCAGTACCCCAACGCCGAGATCACCTGGGCCCAGGAGGAGCCCTACAACAACGGTTCATTCTCTTACGTCCAGCCCCGCATCGAGCTGGCCATGAACCAGACCGAGCACCACAAGGGCAAGACTATCAGCTACGCTGGCCGCaacccctcgtcgtcggtcgccacCGGCTCCAAGGCTGCCCACAAGCGTGAGGTCGAGCTCATCAACGAGATGACCTTTGCTTGA
- the FPR1 gene encoding FK506-binding protein 1 gives MLSSIVRPSTRTLSSLRTLHTTASRMGVTIEKISPGDGKTFPKKGDRVTIHYVGTLLDGSKFDSSRDRESPFQCTIGVGQVIKGWDEGVPQLSLGEKAVLTATPDYAYGPRGFPPVIPPNSTLKFEVELIKIN, from the exons ATGCTCTCGTCCATTGTTCGTCCTTCCACTCGCACTCTTTCATCCCTCCGCACTCTGCACACTACTGCTTCCAGAATGGGCGTCACTATCGAG AAGATCTCCCCCGGAGACGGCAAGACCTTCCCCAAGAAGGGCGACCGCGTCACCATCCACT ACGTCGgcaccctcctcgacggctCCAAGTtcgactcgtcgcgcgacCGCGAGTCGCCGTTCCAGTGCACCATTGGTGTCGGCCAGGTCATCAAG GGCTGGGACGAGGGTGTCCCCCAGCTCTCGCTCGGCGAGAAGGCCGTCCTTACCGCCACTC CCGACTACGCCTACGGCCCTCGCGGTTTCCCCCCCGTCATT ccCCCCAACTCGACCCTCAAGTTCGAGGTTGAGCTCATCAAGATCAACTAA